Proteins from one Setaria italica strain Yugu1 chromosome V, Setaria_italica_v2.0, whole genome shotgun sequence genomic window:
- the LOC101776773 gene encoding myosin heavy chain, non-muscle → MAADYTLPLAPASSSSAISMHRAAGYCVGFSCALAALGAQGRIAGGCDLGARRRGCRWSRARELALLEKLAALERQLEELRHRRAEDAKANEKVAGIFASHEQRWFTERKSLRRQVNAVVAAARAREAKREEEAAELRRQLEEQRDAAALKDRAMEQEIQRREGAEERLRAAERAAEELRERAAKEAAEHAAEVRKHKVAFVELASAQRQLEADLARAARLADTAEAELREALERRDEAASAAADLSAEAARLRRDAEHKDKILSAMLRKSKIDMEDREMLVREVKMCKARRKQAELEAERWRKMWESRGHRRGSSRSSSARCVTDPPPPSGCSDKVLAPDAAARAANLDTKILFVDQVEGDGKKDHRQAPAKELTTIECVDRYASHVDDKPAVEEYQGLQEWFQMETEKYTAMMKHRHTAEIEAFTEQLRLKDEKLEAFRWRAVSMDVEESRLRCRIQELEARLAQQEKHGAGLEALLLERENESRALKEQLEALQAQALGVEICVPAGGQDTDADDRCIPCSPVKIQRTASGEADKLSSGSSRHQEGTDEVSKYHRAETKVDELISPDDDKEKAFDLEATEAHVVPVRDLACAAAATTWMEHERHDAPPRQSFRSEIEEEKEVYTDPGNAQAQASTSSSQEQEATSELALVVVPPGQKSSAWKTDIHALAVSYKIKRLKQQLLVLEKLAAEGKEEAAAATRSSGSEASCSSRQHPRTRYQTMMSFLSKHVKRYQSLDDKIDDLCARMEESKRSVGRERRHGTSGEQSAALGQFLEETFQLQRFMVATGQKLLETQSRIASGLVSRGGGEDGADMKRLMDVAGALLRDVQRGLEVRIARIIGDLEGTLTFHGILRTTR, encoded by the exons ATGGCGGCTGATTACACGCTGCCATTGGCTccggcgtcgtcctcctcggccATTTCGATGCACCGCGCCGCTGGCTACTGCGTCGGTTTTTCTTGCGCCCTCGCCGCTCTAGGAGCGCAGGGGAGAATCGCCGGCGGGTGCGATCTTGGCGCCAGGCGCCGGGGGTGCCGGTGGTCGCGCGCCAGGGAGCTCGCGCTACTGGAGAAGCTCGCCGCGCTGGAGCGCCAGTTGGAGgagctccggcaccggcgggcggAGGACGCCAAGGCCAACGAGAAGGTGGCCGGCATCTTCGCGTCGCACGAGCAACGGTGGTTCACCGAGCGCAAGTCCCTGCGGCGGCAGGTgaacgccgtcgtcgccgcggcgcgcgcgcgcgaggccaagcgcgaggaggaggccgcggagcTGCGGCGGCAGCTGGAGGAGCAGCGTGACGCGGCGGCGCTCAAGGACAGGGCTATGGAGCAGGAGATCCAGAGGAGGGAGGGTGCGGAGGAGCGGCTGCGCGCCgcggagcgggcggcggaggagctgcgGGAGCGcgcggcgaaggaggcggcggagcacgcCGCGGAGGTGCGGAAGCACAAGGTGGCGTTCGTGGAGCTCGCGTCCGCGCAGCGGCAGCTGGAGGCGGACCTggcccgcgccgcgcggctCGCGGACACGGCGGAGGCCGAGCTCAGGGAGGCCCTGGAGCGCCGGGACGAggcggcctccgcggcggcggacctctcCGCCGAGGCCGCGCGCCTGCGGCGGGACGCGGAGCACAAGGACAAGATCCTCTCGGCGATGCTCCGGAAGTCCAAGATCGACATGGAGGACAGGGAGATGCTGGTGCGGGAGGTGAAGATGTGCAAGGCCAGGCGGAAGCAGGCGGAGCTCGAGGCCGAGCGGTGGCGCAAGATGTGGGAATCCCGCGGCCACCGCCGGGGCTCCTCCAGGTCGTCGTCGGCGCGGTGCGTgaccgacccgccgccgccgtccgggtGCTCCGACAAGGTGCTGGCCCCagacgccgcggcgcgcgcggccaaTCTCGACACCAAGATACTCTTCGTGGACCAAGTCGAGGGCGACGGCAAGAAGGACCACCGGCAGGCGCCGGCGAAGGAGCTAACCACCATTGAATGCGTCGACCGCTATGCCAGCCACGTCGACGACAAGCCCG CCGTAGAGGAGTACCAGGGCCTGCAGGAGTGGTTCCAGATGGAGACGGAGAAGTACACGGCCATGATGAAGCACCGGCACACCGCGGAGATCGAGGCGTTCACCGAGCAACTCCGGCTCAAGGACGAGAAGCTGGAGGCGTTCCGGTGGCGCGCGGTGAGCATGGACGTCGAGGAGTCGCGTCTCCGGTGCCGGATCCAGGAGCTGGAGGCGCGGCTGGCGCAGCAGGAGAAGCACGGCGCCGGGCTGGAGGCTCTGCTCCTGGAAAGGGAGAACGAGAGCAGGGCTCTCAAGGAGCAGCTGGAGGCGCTCCAAGCACAGGCACTCGGGGTGGAGATCTGCGTGCCGGCCGGTGGCCAGGACACCGACGCCGACGATCGCTGCATCCCATGCTCACCGGTGAAGATCCAAAGGACAGCCTCAGGAGAAGCTGACAAGCTGTCATCCGGCAGCTCGCGGCATCAAGAGGGCACTGATGAGGTCAGCAAGTATCATCGTGCAGAGACCAAGGTGGACGAGCTAATCTCCCCGGATGATGACAAGGAGAAGGCGTTCGATCTGGAAGCAACAGAGGCGCATGTCGTTCCGGTTCGGGATCTCgcgtgcgccgcggcggcgacaacGTGGATGGAACACGAGCGACACGATGCCCCGCCCCGGCAGTCATTCAGGTCTGAgatcgaggaggagaaggaggtctACACCGACCCCGGCAACGCGCAGGCGCAGGCCAGCACGAGCAGTTCCCAAGAGCAAGAGGCGACATCGGAGCTCGCGCTCGTGGTCGTGCCGCCTGGCCAGAAGAGCTCTGCGTGGAAGACGGACATCCACGCCCTGGCGGTGTCGTACAAGATCAAGCGGCTgaagcagcagctgctggtGCTCGAGAAGCTGGCCGCGGAAGGcaaggaggaggccgccgccgcgacgaggTCGTCAGGGAGCGAAGCCAGTTGCAGCAGCCGGCAGCATCCGAGGACGAGGTACCAGACGATGATGTCCTTCCTGAGCAAGCACGTCAAGCGCTACCAGTCTCTCGACGACAAGATCGACGACCTCTGCGCAAGAATG GAGGAGAGCAAGAGGAGCgtggggcgggagcggcggcacgGCACGTCGGGGGAGCAGAGCGCGGCGCTGGGGCAGTTCCTGGAGGAGACGTTCCAGCTGCAGCGATTCATGGTGGCCACCGGGCAGAAGCTGCTGGAAACGCAGTCCAGGATCGCGTCGGGCCTCgtcagccgcggcggcggcgaggacggcgcggACATGAAGAGGCTCATGGACGTGGCCGGGGCGCTGCTCAGGGACGTGCAACGCGGGCTGGAGGTGCGCATCGCGCGGATCATTGGGGACCTCGAGGGCACGCTCACCTTCCATGGCATCCTCCGGACCACGCGCTGA
- the LOC101776372 gene encoding uncharacterized protein LOC101776372: MGAEAPATTTGKKQPPPSSLPLPPALFLVRARSRPTGRVADLGGAAAWASGPPDTPPRRSPVTVPFLWEEAPGKPKAPPQQGQGDGGNGAPAAPAVPVGAATDTTTTTARPTGAGDHASSGGAAEEVARPVPLKLPPRLQRVASAKQQSDGSLSPKAVLHGPYYYGFNGGGGKRPPRRTSSGFAAFRRNPSAGVGLFSWSKSKGGGRHGHLSAAAPDAPWCSPAASSVLSTSSSSSSVSTSCLGDDHGHGGERRPADGREDGSSEEDECARASVRITRLRRNRSFPSMTKSHLWASIRKSVKQITPWS; this comes from the coding sequence ATGGGCGCGGAGgctccggcgacgacgacgggcaagaagcagccgccgccgtcgtccctgccgctgccgccggcgctgtTCCTCGTCCGCGCGCGGTCGCGGCCGACTGGCCGGGTGGCAGAcctgggcggcgccgcggcgtggGCGTCGGGCCCGCCGgacacgccgccgcgccgctcccccgtCACCGTGCCGTTCCTCTGGGAGGAGGCGCCCGGGAAGCCCaaggcgccgccgcagcagggCCAGGGCGACGGCGGGAACGGCGCTCCGGCTGCCCCTGCGGTTCCCGTCGGCGCCGCTACTGATACTACTACTACCACTGCCCGTCCCACTGGCGCCGGTGATCAcgccagcagcggcggcgccgcggaggaggtggcgcggccCGTGCCGCTGAagctgccgccgcggctgcaGCGGGTGGCCTCCGCGAAGCAGCAGAGCGACGGCTCGCTCTCCCCCAAGGCCGTGCTCCACGGGCCCTACTACTATGGcttcaacggcggcggcggtaagaGGCCGCCGAGGAGGACCTCCAGCGGCTTCGCTGCGTTCCGGAGGAACCCGAGCGCCGGCGTGGGCCTATTCTCCTGGAGCAAGAGTAAAGGCGGTGGCCGCCACGGCCATCTTAGCGCCGCGGCTCCGGACGCCCCGtggtgctcgccggcggcgtcgtcggtCTTGTCGACGTCATCATCCTCGTCGTCCGTGTCCACCAGCTGCTTGGGCGACGACCACGGCCACGGAGGCGAACGGCGGCCGGCCGACGGGCGCGAGGATGGTTCGTCGGAGGAGGACGAGTGCGCCAGGGCGTCGGTGAGGATCACGAGGTTGAGACGGAACCGGAGCTTCCCCAGCATGACCAAGTCTCACCTCTGG